In Nicotiana tabacum cultivar K326 chromosome 11, ASM71507v2, whole genome shotgun sequence, a single window of DNA contains:
- the LOC107792183 gene encoding protein RDM16, which translates to MEREKSNRRERASRDDDDDRRHHHRDRSKHHHRDDENRHRSDDRRGRDRERERHREKSHESEVVREKSYDREDSVERRHSHRRKDDREKREKSYEREDSVERRNAHKRKDRGEESVDKSNGGDEKRARVSEDKKEERRERRRFDDKVKKEEEEDVEIDEERKGKRFEMRIVKEEPKPEPNDNNGHGVGSIDNGVTMGPYNAALRTSPDKSSTRIDPPATKVSSISTTNENKGVNINRSHAVPGKSSTDGAASDAGKSATLSLDAKGNAKALIQRQKELAAKLKKIPLLNKGADFTREGSSQIGRKDSLYAASTDAGILPPPVASSNSGILPTPSSAPSTSTIAVASANTPPSGLPQVAGLTVTAQNYDKVKRAHELFAKMGFRQDPEFPPLINMFPGQMPPEVTIQPKPARAPVLRLDALGREIDEQGNVVNVPKPSSTLKVNINKQKKESFQILKPELDVDPDKNPHFDPRMGIDKNKILRPKRMSFQFVEEGKWSHDAELIKLKQSQYGESRAKELRAKQMQLAKAKAEPVINPNLIEVAERVITKEKPKEPIPDVEWWDAPLLRSGTYGGMVDGDLTDDMLKMEKITIYVEHPRPIEPPAEPAPPPPQPLKLTKKEQKKLRTQRRLAREKERQEMIRQGLLEPPKPKVKMSNLMKVLGSEATQDPTKLEMEIRSAAAEREQAHIDRNIARKLTPDERREKKERKLFDDPNIAPETIVSIYRVNDLSHPQTRFKVDVNAQENRMTGCAVISEGISVVVVEGGKKSIKRYGKLMLRRIDWAAAVKKEDDEDEDDEDKPLNKCVLVWQGTVAKSSFHRFFVHECRTEAAARKVFADAGVPHYWDLAVNFKDDEF; encoded by the exons ATGGAGAGAGAAAAATCGAATAGGAGAGAACGAGCATCCAGAGACGACGACGACGACCGCCGCCATCATCATCGCGACCGTTCGAAGCACCACCATCGCGACGATGAGAACCGACACCGATCCGATGATCGAAGAGGTcgcgatcgcgaacgcgaaaggcatCGCGAGAAATCACACGAATCGGAAGTTGTCAGAGAAAAATCTTACGATAGAGAGGATTCCGTGGAGAGAAGGCATTCGCATAGGAGGAAAGACGATAGAGAGAAACGCGAGAAATCGTATGAGAGAGAGGATTCAGTGGAGAGAAGGAATGCACATAAGAGGAAAGATAGAGGAGAAGAGAGTGTGGACAAGAGCAATGGGGGAGATGAGAAgagagctagggtttcagaggataAGAAGGAggagagaagagagaggaggagatttgatgataaagtgaagaaggaggaggaagaggatGTGGAAATTGACGAGGAAAGGAAGgggaaaagatttgaaatgagaATTGTGAAGGAAGAACCGAAACCCGAGCCCAATGATAATAATGGTCATGGTGTTGGTTCCATTGATAAT GGCGTGACAATGGGACCATACAATGCAGCATTGAGGACCTCCCCTGATAAATCTTCGACTCGTATTGATCCTCCTGCTACCAAGGTATCTTCAATTTCTACAACAAATGAAAATAAGGGAGTTAATATTAACAGATCTCATGCGGTTCCTGGGAAATCTAGTACAGATGGGGCAGCTTCTGATGCTGGCAAGAGTGCCACCTTATCCCTTGATGCCAAAGGAAATGCAAAGGCTCTCATACAAAGGCAGAAGGAGCTGGCAGCAAAGCTTAAGAAAATTCCTTTG CTAAACAAGGGTGCCGACTTTACGAGAGAGGGAAGTTCACAGATTGGTCGCAAGGATAGTCTTTATGCCGCTTCAACAGATGCGGGGATATTGCCCCCACCGGTTGCATCTTCAAATTCTGGGATATTACCCACTCCAAGTTCAGCACCTAGCACATCGACTATAGCTGTGGCTTCTGCAAATACGCCACCCAGTGGCTTACCTCAGGTTGCGGGGCTCACAGTCACAGCACAGAACTATGATAAAGTGAAGCGTGCACATGAGCTTTTTGCTAAGATGGGATTCCGGCAGGACCCGGAGTTTCCCCCCCTCATTAACATGTTTCCTGGGCAAATGCCTCCAGAGGTTACCATTCAGCCAAAACCCGCTAGAGCCCCTGTTCTTCGTTTGGATGCATTAGGCAGGGAAATCGATGAACAGGGAAATGTGGTTAACGTGCCTAAGCCATCTAGCACCCTTAAG GTGAATATCAACAAGCAGAAAAAAGAAAGCTTCCAAATTCTCAAACCTGAACTTGATGTTGATCCTGATAAAAATCCTCATTTTGATCCGAGGATGGGGATTGACAAGAACAAAATTTTGAGGCCAAAGAGGATGTCATTTCAGTTTGTGGAGGAAGGTAAATGGTCCCATGATGCAGAATTAATTAAGTTAAAG CAAAGCCAATATGGTGAATCACGAGCCAAAGAGTTGAGGGCAAAGCAAATGCAATTGGCAAAGGCAAAAGCAGAGCCTGTCATAAATCCAAATCTTATTGAGGTGGCAGAGAGGGTTATCACCAAGGAAAAACCAAAGGAACCAATCCCTGATGTTgagtggtg GGATGCTCCTCTGTTACGATCTGGTACTTATGGTGGTATGGTCGATGGTGACTTAACTGATGATATGTTGAAGATGGAGAAGATCACTATTTATGTTGAACACCCCCGCCCTATTGAGCCTCCTGCTGAACCTGCTCCACCTCCTCCACAACCATTGAAGCTGACCAAGAAGGAGCAGAAGAAACTACGTACCCAGCGTCGACTGGCTAGGGAGAAAGAAAGGCAGGAAATGATACGTCAGGGCCTGTTAGAACCACCAAAACCAAAAGTTAAAATGAGCAATCTTATGAAAGTTCTTGGCTCAGAAGCCACTCAGGATCCCACAAAGCTTGAAATGGAGATCAGAAGTGCTGCTGCTGAGCGAGAACAGGCTCATATAGACAGAAATATTGCTCGAAAGCTCACTCCTGATGAACGTcgtgagaagaaagaaagaaaactatTTGATGATCCAAATATCGCACCGGAGACGATAGTTTCGATATACAGAGTTAATGACCTTTCACACCCTCAAACTCGCTTCAAGGTTGATGTTAATGCTCAGGAGAATCGCATGACTGGGTGTGCGGTTATCTCGGAAGGTATAAGTGTGGTGGTAGTTGAAGGTGGTAAAAAGTCCATCAAGCGGTATGGGAAACTTATGCTTAGGCGAATAGACTGGGCTGCTGCTGTTAAGAAAGAAGATGATGAAGACGAAGATGATGAAGATAAGCCTCTCAACAAGTGCGTGTTAGTCTGGCAAGGGACTGTTGCTAAATCAAGCTTCCATAGGTTTTTTGTTCACGAGTGCAGGACTGAGGCTGCTGCTCGTAAGGTCTTTGCTGATGCTGGGGTTCCTCATTACTGGGATCTTGCTGTAAACTTCAAAGATGATGAATTTTAG